Proteins encoded in a region of the Gemmobacter sp. 24YEA27 genome:
- a CDS encoding DeoR/GlpR family DNA-binding transcription regulator: MVLSIRQNQIVELARTEGRVVVEDLAHRFDVTLQTIRRDLTELAEAGLLDRVHGGAVPRMGMVNLGYEARRRLHSEAKAAIATACAAAIPDNSSLILNLGTTTEAVARALIHHSNITVITNNMNVANILAENPGCEIMVAGGALRRSDGGLVGELATQFIEQFKVDYAVIGTSALDLDGDLLDYDLAEVRVSRAILRQARQAFLVTDHSKLGRSAPARIACLAEIDTLFTDRALPDALYEKCAGWRTHLHICDSAPVPASA, translated from the coding sequence TTGGTGCTGAGCATCCGGCAAAATCAGATCGTAGAACTTGCCCGGACCGAGGGCCGGGTCGTGGTTGAGGATCTTGCGCATCGTTTCGACGTGACCCTGCAGACCATCCGCCGCGATCTGACGGAACTGGCCGAGGCGGGGCTGCTTGACCGTGTCCATGGCGGGGCGGTGCCCCGTATGGGCATGGTCAATCTGGGCTATGAGGCGCGCCGCCGTCTGCATTCCGAGGCCAAGGCCGCGATCGCCACCGCCTGCGCCGCCGCGATCCCCGACAATTCCAGCCTGATCCTCAACCTTGGCACGACAACCGAAGCCGTGGCGCGCGCGCTGATCCACCATTCGAATATCACGGTCATCACCAACAATATGAATGTTGCCAATATTCTCGCGGAGAATCCGGGCTGCGAGATCATGGTGGCGGGGGGCGCACTTCGCCGTTCGGATGGCGGCCTGGTGGGCGAACTTGCCACCCAGTTCATCGAACAGTTCAAGGTGGATTACGCGGTTATCGGTACATCGGCGCTGGATCTGGACGGCGACCTGCTGGATTATGACCTGGCCGAGGTGCGGGTCAGCCGGGCAATCCTGCGCCAGGCCCGACAGGCGTTTCTGGTCACAGATCACAGCAAACTGGGCCGATCCGCGCCAGCGCGGATTGCCTGTCTGGCGGAAATCGACACGCTGTTCACCGACCGGGCCCTGCCTGACGCGCTGTATGAAAAATGCGCCGGATGGCGGACACATCTTCATATCTGTGATTCGGCCCCCGTCCCTGCCAGCGCCTGA
- the glpD gene encoding glycerol-3-phosphate dehydrogenase has product MSTPTAEMTDLFVIGGGVNGCGIARDAAGRGLTVTLAEQGDLAQGTSSASTKMFHGGLRYLEYFEFHLVREALQERETLLVAMPHISWPMRFVLPYSPGMRFESDTPTSRLLGFVMPWMKGRRPAWLIRLGLFLYDTLGGRKILPGTRRLDLKTDPAGRWLQPGFGRAWEYSDCWVQDSRLVVLNARDAGARGARILTRTKVISARRAAAHWEITTEGPRGRETHLARALVNAGGPWVGEVIRDVAHITSTEGVRLVRGSHIVTRRLYDHDRAYFFQGTDGRIIFAIPYEDDFTLIGTTDKDHQGSPADVRCTDEERDYLCAFASRYFAKPVTPDDVVWSYSGVRPLYNDGAKSATAATREYVLSLDTGADHRAPPLLNVFGGKITTYRRLAENALAKLAPFFPQAGAAWTARVALPGGNFPHDGVADQVARLKAGFPFLTHAHAARLIRTYGTEASEMLAGATRPEDLGPDFGATLSGAEVNWLITREYAREAADILWRRTRLGLHMTKDQIMALEAFMAKAAQNRETPAA; this is encoded by the coding sequence ATGTCGACACCGACCGCAGAGATGACCGACCTCTTCGTCATCGGTGGCGGCGTGAATGGCTGCGGCATTGCCCGCGATGCGGCGGGGCGTGGGCTGACGGTCACGCTGGCCGAACAGGGCGACCTGGCGCAGGGCACCTCATCGGCCTCGACCAAGATGTTCCATGGCGGGCTGCGTTACCTGGAGTATTTCGAATTCCATCTGGTGCGCGAAGCCTTGCAGGAGCGTGAAACCCTGCTGGTCGCCATGCCTCATATCAGCTGGCCGATGCGGTTCGTGTTGCCCTACAGCCCCGGGATGCGGTTCGAAAGTGACACGCCGACCTCGCGGCTTTTGGGGTTCGTGATGCCCTGGATGAAGGGTCGTCGCCCCGCATGGCTGATCCGGCTGGGGCTGTTTCTTTACGACACGCTGGGCGGGCGAAAGATCCTGCCGGGCACGCGACGGCTGGATCTGAAGACGGATCCGGCGGGGCGCTGGCTGCAGCCGGGCTTTGGCCGCGCCTGGGAATATTCCGATTGCTGGGTGCAGGATTCGCGTCTTGTGGTGTTGAATGCCCGCGATGCCGGGGCGCGGGGGGCGCGCATCCTGACGCGCACGAAAGTCATATCGGCGCGCCGGGCAGCCGCCCATTGGGAGATCACCACCGAAGGCCCGCGCGGGCGTGAAACCCATCTGGCGCGGGCTCTGGTCAATGCCGGTGGCCCCTGGGTGGGCGAGGTGATCCGCGACGTGGCCCATATCACTTCGACCGAGGGCGTGCGGCTGGTGCGCGGCAGCCATATCGTGACGCGCAGGCTTTATGACCATGACCGCGCCTATTTCTTCCAGGGCACAGACGGGCGGATCATCTTCGCCATTCCCTATGAGGATGACTTCACCCTGATCGGCACCACCGACAAGGATCATCAGGGCAGTCCTGCAGATGTGCGCTGCACCGATGAGGAACGCGATTATCTTTGCGCCTTTGCCAGCCGCTATTTCGCAAAGCCGGTCACGCCGGATGATGTGGTCTGGAGCTATTCCGGGGTGCGCCCGCTTTACAATGACGGCGCGAAATCGGCGACGGCGGCGACAAGGGAATATGTGCTGAGCCTGGATACGGGGGCGGATCACAGGGCGCCGCCGCTTCTGAATGTGTTCGGCGGCAAGATCACCACCTATCGCCGCCTGGCGGAAAATGCGCTGGCAAAGCTCGCGCCGTTTTTCCCGCAGGCCGGGGCGGCCTGGACGGCGCGGGTTGCGCTCCCTGGCGGCAATTTCCCGCATGACGGGGTGGCAGATCAGGTGGCGCGGCTGAAAGCGGGCTTTCCGTTCCTGACCCACGCCCATGCCGCCCGCCTGATCCGCACTTATGGCACCGAGGCGTCTGAGATGCTGGCGGGCGCGACCCGGCCCGAGGATCTGGGCCCGGATTTTGGCGCGACGCTGAGCGGGGCCGAGGTCAACTGGCTGATCACGCGCGAATATGCCCGCGAGGCGGCGGACATCCTTTGGCGGCGCACGCGGCTTGGGCTGCATATGACCAAAGACCAGATCATGGCGCTGGAGGCCTTTATGGCCAAAGCGGCACAGAACCGGGAGACACCGGCGGCCTGA